The Desulfobulbus propionicus DSM 2032 DNA segment TTTCTCGGGCTGAGGGCGCTGCTGCCCCGGCTGGCCGAGTTCCGACGTTCGCCGCTGCAGAGCCCCCCCACGGTGGACCCGGACAGCGCTTTTGACAACCCGGGGGAGAGCGTTCCGCCAACGGCTGGACGTCTGGTGAAGGATACGCTTGGCCGTTTCATCTTTACCCGGCGCTCGGAGTTGCCGCCCAACTGGATGGAACTGAGCGCGCGCGAGATCGCCGATCACCTGTTCTCCCTCGACCCGACCCGGTATGAATCCTTCTGGCAGGAGGAGGTACAGCTGGAGGGGGTGCTTTCGGCCGCCGATGTGCAGCAGCTGGACGAACAGATCCGCATCGAGCGCGACAAGGTGGACAGCGACAAGCTGTATTCCATGGAAGTGCTCAGTGAAGTCCGTGATTTCAGGGTGATGCTCGGTTTGCAGTACATGGTTCGGCTGGCCAAGGAATGTGGCATCAACAGTAATTTTGAACCGGTTCTGTCGCTGCCGCTTGGCTCCAACGTCGTTTCCCTGTCGGAAATGACCCGTCTCTACGAGACACTGCTCACCGGCTACCGGCATGACGCCGCCGATGCGTCAACCCTGGCCCTCGCCGAGCTTGACGGACGTGTTGACCCGGATGGCGCGGCCATTATTGAACGGATCGAGACCCCGGAGGGAAGGGTGGTCTATTCTCGCCAGGTGCATAAAACGCGGGTGATCGATGCCAAGAGTTCGGCGGCCATCGGCAATATCCTCCAGAACGTCATTCCCTACGGTACCGGCAAATATGCCAAGGAACACGTCCGTCTGCGCAGTACCGATCCGGAACGGCAGAAGATCGTTGACGGCATCAAACAGACCTATCCGCTCCTGGGTAAGACAGGGACGGCCAACGATTATCGGAATGCCGCCTTTCTTGGTTTTGTTCCGGTGCTGTTGCCCGATCAATCCGGGGTGGGGTTCGAGGGGGGCTACACGGTTGGTGTCTATACAGGCTATGATGACAATATGCCCATGGTCAGGGGCAGGTTTCGGGTTAGCGGCTCCCAGGGCGCCTTGCCGGCTTGGAGCGACATAGCCCAGGGTCTTTTGGATGTGGAACGGATTGCCGATCGAATTGACCCGGTCGATCTGACCTTCGATGGCCTGAGCCTGCGCTATCCCGATGTGGGGCAAATTTTTGTGCCGGTTGCCCCCAATCAAGGCGGGGCAGCCGCCAGTTCGTCGGGCGCCCGCCAAGTCGTACCGCCGGCAGGTCCGGCCAGTCTCTGTTTCGGTGCCCGAACCGAGGGCGGACGGTTCGAGCCGCTCCGCCAGTTTCTGCCGTTCTGGAAAAATCGCTGAGCTCCTGCCGTGGTGTTGATGGGAGCCGGCGGAGCGGCACAGTCGCGGCGCTTTTTGCACGCACTCCAAGAAAGCAATTGTCCCCCACCGTGTAATTTGCTATTTTAAAATTTGTGTCTTTTGCTGTTTTTCCCCGCAGGATGAGAAGATGGCGAGGGATACAGATCTCAAGCGAACGTGTGCCGTTTTTTCAGGCCTCCCTTCCGTTGAACTGAATGTCTACCCGACCAACGCCATGATGATACTCACTCCCCGTTGTACCGCCAAATCCCTGGTGGTTACTGCTTGTTGTTGCGGCCTGTTGCTTTCCGGATGCGCCACTGACAGCCGGATGATCGATCCCTCCGCAGCCCGCGCGCAGCGGGAAGCCGCTATGCGCCAGGAAGGGGGAGGGCAACCCGCCACCGAAGTGGTCAATCGGGATGTGTTGCTGCCGGCGATGACCTCCATCAACACCCGGATCCGTGCCTATGAGGAGAAATTGCAGGATTGGCGGGAGGTACAGAAGAATTCCGAGATTCTGGCGCTGCCGCTTGAAAAACGCAACCGGATCAACGAGTGTGAATCTCAACTGCAGGATATTCTCCTGGAGTACACCTCGTTGCAGAAACAGTTGCAGCAGGAAACCAGAGTCGATGCCGCCCAGCTGTTGGCCGGTAACTCGTTGTTGCAACTCAACCAGCAGGATATCGATTATTTGGAAAGCGGCTGCGGCGCATTCCTGGTTGAGCTTAAGGAAACACCGCAACCAGCGGTTTCGGCGGCCGCCGATCCCCAGATTAAGGCCGCTTTCGACCAGGGCGACTATGACCAGGTCATCAACTTGTATGCCAAGCTGCCGTTGGCGCCCAATCAGAGCCCGGCCGCTGAGACCACCTATCAATACGGCTTGGCCCTGCTGAAAAATCATCAGGAATCCGAGGCGCGCCGGATTCTGGGCGACCTGTTGCCCAAGGTACGCGAGCAGCAGGGGGACAGCGAACTCTTGTTGCCGATGATGCAGCTCGTCGCGGACATTGATTTCGCCGGAGAGGCCTATGACGAGGCGCGGCGGCAATACGAGCAGGTCGTTCAGTTGTCGATCGAGAAGGGAGCCCACAAGGAAGAATGGCCCGGCCTGCAACTCGCCGCCCTGCAACCTGGTGGCGTGACGCCGGAAGAGATGAAGGAATATGGCGCGCTGCTGAAAAATTACCTGGCCTTCAACCCTAAACGTGACGGTAATGCCGTGGCCGAGCAGGCGGATCGGTTTCTGCAAGCGTATCCGGCGTCACGGTTTGTTCCCAACGTCAATACCATGCGCAATGACAGCCGCGCGCAAGCGGAAGCCTGGGTCAACCAGGGGAGCAAGCGGGTGGAGGAGATGGCCGGCGAACGGAAGGCGACGGAGGTGCAAGCCACAGGCGGGCCGGTAGCCGCCGTGACCGCTCCGGCAGCTTCATCGACTGCGGTGGAAAATGTCCAGGTTGGGAACGCTCCACCGACACCGGTTGTCGATGAAAAGGCCTTGCAGGAAGACTATGACCGGGGTGCGGCCCATCTGCAGGCGCGGGAATACGACAAGGCGATCGAGCGGTTGAACCGGCTGCGGCAGACCGCCTATGAGGCCAAGGCCAATCCCCTGATTGCAGAAGCTTCCAAACTCGGTGCCCAGGATGCGCGGCAAAAAGCGGCCGAACTTTTTGTCCGCGCCACCAACAGCCGTGACACCGAGGAGAAGCGCAAACTTCTGCTCGGCTCCCGCGATTTGCTTCAGGGCGCCTTGACCAAATACCCCCAATCGGGCCTGGCCGACAAAATCCAGCGCAACCTCGCCCGGATCGAAGCCGAACTTCGTGCCGTGGACGCCACCACCGCTGCGCCGAAACCGGTCACCAGCGGCGGTGCCTATGTACCGCCGAAGGCCGGAACCGGCGCGGCAGGTGCGCCGGCGACCTCCTTGTAGCGGAATCGCCGGACAGTCAACTGATGCGGGGAGCGCTTCTGTTCAGGGAACGTCGTCACCTTTGATCGTGAAAGGAGGGCGGCTGGAGTTGGGAGCAATGGAGGGGTGATTCTTTCCGGTACTGACAGGAGTCGGATATCCTCGGGGCAATGCTTCATTGCCAAACGTGTGGGACAACGGCGTTCTCCTCTCGTTCGAACCGGTTGGTGGTCAGCCGAGCAACTGCTCGACATGGGGAATCAAATTCTTTTCGTTGACAAGCGTTACCTCGTACATGCTGGTCAAACCCTGGGCCTGTTCATCGCTTAATCCAGCGACGCAGAGTATGAAATGGGACCGGTCTATCGCAAGTCGCTTGCGCAATCGTGAATATTTGTCCAAATCTTGACGAAATTCTCCTGATTTGCATTCTATGCACAGAGGAATGTTGTTGTTGATCAGGAAAAAGACATCCAGTTCGTGAAAGTCTTCATTGGGGAGGGTGACCGTTAGGCTGCGCGCACCAGAAAATGGTGTGTGCTTTTCTTGTAACAGGTTGAAGACCTTGATGAAAACAAACCATTCAAGCCAAGTGCCATTGAAAAATTGAACGATCGCCGGCGCGGTTTGCAGGGTAAGTTTTACGATTTTCTCGTGTTTTTGATAAAAACACTTGGCGACAAAGGAAAATCGATAGAGCTGGTTGCAAAAATTCACGATCTCCTGAATATGCTTCTGGCTTTTCTTGGCCAGTTGAAAATGTACATTGGTATAGCCTTTATTCTGAATTCGTTTTATCTTTTCGCTCACTTCTCGAAGGACTTCATAGTTATTCCCTAGTTCGACCGCCATCTCGTCAAAGAACCCTGTCGTGTCGAGTTCCTTTGGATTGACCTTCACGGTGACTTTTTTTGCTCCAAACCACTCGATGATCGGCTGGTATTGTTGATCATTGGCCAACTCGGTCGTGTTATGGATGTCAATATCCTTCAGGGAAAAGAGTTCTCCGCTTGGCTGGTCAATGACTTGTATTTCCAGCGGATCGGAAGCGTTTGTTGTCTGTTGCAGTTTGATCAGCTCTTTTTGTAGCGCAAAATATTTTTCCAGAATTTTCTCAACAAAGGCCACCGTGTCGTGGATGGGCGCGATGTGTTGGCATTGAGGACATTTGGCCGATTTTCCAATATGTTCGCTGGCCACCTCGCGAAGGTGACCGCATTTGTTGCAGCGAAAGAGAGCCATCAAAGAAACCTGTGTAATGGAAAGGGTGAGAGCGGGAGAGTGTATTGTCGTTAATTTTTTATTAAAATTAAAATGTTGGGATGGTCAAGCAAAACTTCCCGCGCTTGCTTGGGGCCGCTTGCATCCACAAGTCGGCAGGCAGGTGCATCCGGTACTCGGCGTATCCTGTTGGTGTCAAGGTGTGCCCCTTCCCGTTGACAAAGCGGCGCCGGTCGCTTACTTCTGTGGCTGCTTTTAGCCTCGGCAAGGTATTTTCAAGGGAAACAGGCAAAAAGGAGGAGGCTCCCATGACTGTCATCAGTGAACAAACCATCGATCTGGGATCGTGTGCGGTGCATGCGCTTGCGTGTGGACCAACCAGTTCCGCCACTGTCGTTCTGCTGCACGGCATGAAGTTTCAGGCCGAGACCTGGCGGCAATTGGGTACCCTGGAATTCCTGGCGGGCATGGGGCAGCATGTATTGGCGGTGGATATGCCCGGATTTGGCCGGAGTCCGGCCAGCGAGGCCGCGCCGGTTGCGGTGCTCGCACGGTTGTTCGAGCATTTGGCCATCGAGCGGGTGACCCTGATCGGCCCTTCCATGGGTGGGCGCATTGCCCTGGAATTTTCCCTGAACTATCCGCAGCGAATCGCTGGTCTGGTTTTGGTTGGTGCCGTGGGCGTGGAGGACAACCGGTCCGGTTTGGGCGTCATTACCGCGCCGACCCTGATCGTCTGGGGCGGCGAGGACCAGGTTTCTCCGCTGGGCAACAGCGACATCCTGTTGGCGGGAATCAAGGGCGCCACCCGGGAGATTTATCCGGGAGCACCGCATCCCTGTTACCTGGAACAGCCGGATCGTTGGCACGCCAGTCTGCGCACCTTTTTTACATCTCTCGCCAAGTGAGGCAACAAGCGGCCCTCCCCATGGGAAAAACACTGATCATTGCCGAAAAGCCTAGCGTTGCCGCCGATATCGTCAAGGCCTTGCCAGGAAAATTCACTAACGCCAAGACCCACTATGAAAGTGACGAGTACATCGTCTCCTACGCCATCGGCCATCTGGTGTCCATCGCCTACCCCGAGGAGATCAACCCCGAACTGAACAAGTGGACCCTGGACAACTTGCCCATCCTGCCCGAGGAGTTTCCCCTGGCGGTGCTACCGGACACCAAGGCCCAATTCAATGCGCTGACCAAACTGATCCGCCGCCGCGACGTGGAGGTGATCGTCAACGGCTGCGACGCCGGCCGCGAGGGCGAATTGATCTTCAAGTACATTCTCAAGCAGGCCACCAATCGCTCGGTGGAGCACAAACGGGTCCAACGGTTGTGGCTGCAATCCATGACCCTGGATGCCATCCGCGACGGTTTGGGCAAGCTCAAGGACGACCAGGAGATGCGGCCTCTGGAGGATACGGCCCTGTGCCGCTCCGAGGCCGATTGGTTGATCGGCATCAACGCCACCCGGGCCCTGACCTGCTACAACTCTCGCTTCGGCGGTTTCCGCAAGACACCCTGTGGCCGGGTGCAGACCCCGACCCTGTCGCTGTTGGTCAAGCGCGAGACTGAACGACGCGAGTTTGTGCCCACCACCTACTGGGAATTGCATGGCTGTTTCGTTTGCGGGCCGGTCGCCTACCAGGGGGTATGGATCGATCCTGCCTTTGCCAAAGACGAGGAGCAGGCCCACGGCCGTCGCAACCGCATCTGGGAGGAAGAACGGGCCAAAGAGATTGCCGACCGCTGCACCGGCAAGCCGGCCATGGTCGAGGAGAGCAGCAAGAAGTCGACCAAGGGCGCGCCGCCGCTGTACGACCTGACCCTGTTGCAGCGCGAGGCCAACAGCCGTTTCGGCTTTTCCGCCAAGAATACCCTGGCTCTGGCCCAGGCCCTCTACGAGCGGCACAAACTGATCACGTATCCCCGTACCGACAGCCGCTGCCTGCCCGAGGACTACCTGC contains these protein-coding regions:
- a CDS encoding Card1-like endonuclease domain-containing protein — encoded protein: MALFRCNKCGHLREVASEHIGKSAKCPQCQHIAPIHDTVAFVEKILEKYFALQKELIKLQQTTNASDPLEIQVIDQPSGELFSLKDIDIHNTTELANDQQYQPIIEWFGAKKVTVKVNPKELDTTGFFDEMAVELGNNYEVLREVSEKIKRIQNKGYTNVHFQLAKKSQKHIQEIVNFCNQLYRFSFVAKCFYQKHEKIVKLTLQTAPAIVQFFNGTWLEWFVFIKVFNLLQEKHTPFSGARSLTVTLPNEDFHELDVFFLINNNIPLCIECKSGEFRQDLDKYSRLRKRLAIDRSHFILCVAGLSDEQAQGLTSMYEVTLVNEKNLIPHVEQLLG
- a CDS encoding alpha/beta fold hydrolase; translation: MTVISEQTIDLGSCAVHALACGPTSSATVVLLHGMKFQAETWRQLGTLEFLAGMGQHVLAVDMPGFGRSPASEAAPVAVLARLFEHLAIERVTLIGPSMGGRIALEFSLNYPQRIAGLVLVGAVGVEDNRSGLGVITAPTLIVWGGEDQVSPLGNSDILLAGIKGATREIYPGAPHPCYLEQPDRWHASLRTFFTSLAK